One window from the genome of Panthera leo isolate Ple1 chromosome D3, P.leo_Ple1_pat1.1, whole genome shotgun sequence encodes:
- the AIFM3 gene encoding apoptosis-inducing factor 3 isoform X3 — protein sequence MGGCFSKPKPVELKIEVVLPEKERGKEELSASGKGSPRAYQGNGTARHFHTEERLPAPHPYPGAQDCVEAAICHVKDLENGQMREVELGWGKVLLVKDNGEFHALGHKCPHYGAPLVKGVLSRGRVRCPWHGACFNIGTGDLEDFPGLDSLHKFQVKIEKEKVYVRASKQALQLQRRTKVMAKCISPSAGHSSSTNVLIVGAGAAGLVCAETLRQEGFSDRIVLCTLDRHLPYDRPKLSKSLDAQPEQLALRPKEFFRAYGIEVLTEAQVVTVDVRNKKVVFKDGFKLEYSKLLLAPGSSPKMLSCKGKEVENVFTIRTPEDANRVVRLARGRNAVVVGAGFLGMEVAAYLTEKAHSVSVVELEETPFRRFLGERVGRALMKMFENNRVKFYMQTEVSELRAQEGKLKEVVLKSSKVVRADVCVVGIGAVPATGFLRQSSINLDSRGFIPVNKMMQTNVPGVFAAGDAVTFPLAWRNNRKVNIPHWQMAHAQGRVAAQNMLAQEAEISTVPYLWTAMFGRSLRYAGPATCPGSQGKDPELACSRLGQARWGTRDRGQALGAGANFQFPRIPQGRT from the exons ATGGGTGGGTGCTTCTCCAAGCCCAAGCCAG TGGAGCTCAAGATCGAGGTGGTGCTGCCTGAGAAGGAGCGGGGCAAGGAGGAGCTGTCAGCCAGCGGGAAGGGCAGTCCCCGGGCCTACCAGGGCAATGGCACAGCCCGCCACTTCCACACTGAGGAGCGCCTGCCCGCCCCTCACCCATACCCTGGTGCTCAGGACTGTGTGGAGGCCGCCATCTGCCATGTCAAGGACCTCGAGAATGGCCA GATGCGGGAAGTAGAGCTGGGCTGGGGGAAAGTGTTGCTGGTGAAGGACAACGGGGAGTTCCACGCTCTGGGCCACAAGTGTCCACACTATGGTGCACCCCTGGTGAAAG gtgtgctgtccCGTGGCCGGGTGCGCTGCCCCTGGCATGGTGCCTGCTTCAACATCGGCACCGGTGACCTAGAGGATTTCCCTGGCCTGGACAGTCTGCACAAATTCCAG GTGAAGATTGAGAAGGAGAAGGTGTACGTCCGAGCCAGTAAGCAG GCCTTGCAGCTACAGCGAAGAACCAAAGTGATGGCCAAGTGTATCTCTCCAAGTGCTGGCCACAGCAGCAGCACCAACGTGCTCATTGTAGGCGCAG GTGCAGCTGGCTTGGTATGTGCAGAGACATTGCGGCAGGAGGGGTTCTCAGACAGGATCGTCTTGTGCACACTGGACCGGCACCTCCCCTATGACCGGCCTAAGCTCAgcaag TCCCTGGATGCACAGCCTGAGCAGCTGGCCCTGAGGCCCAAGGAGTTCTTCCGAGCCTATGGCATCGAGGTGCTCACCGAGGCCCAG GTGGTTACGGTGGACGTGAGAAACAAGAAGGTTGTGTTCAAGGATGGCTTCAAGCTGGAGTACAGCAAGCTGCTTCTCGCACCAGGGAGCAG CCCTAAGATGCTGAGCTGCAAAGGCAAAGAGGTGGAGAACGTGTTCACTATCCGGACACCTGAAGATGCCAATCGTGTGGTGAGGCTAGCCCGGGGCCGCAACGCAGTGGTCGTGGGAGCTGGCTTCCTGG GGATGGAGGTGGCTGCTTATCTGACTGAAAAGGCCCACTCAGTGTCCGTGGTGGAGCTGGAGGAGACACCCTTCAGGAGATTTTTGGGGGAACGTGTCGGTCGTGCCCTCATGAAA ATGTTTGAGAACAACCGGGTCAAGTTCTACATGCAGACAGAGGTGTCTGAGCTACGGGCCCAGGAGGGAAAG ctGAAGGAGGTCGTGCTGAAGAGCAGCAAGGTTGTGCGGGCTGACGTCTGTGTTGTGGGCATTG GTGCGGTGCCTGCCACGGGCTTCCTGAGGCAGAGCAGCATCAATCTGGATTCCCGAGGCTTCATCCCTGTCAacaag ATGATGCAGACCAACGTTCCGGGCGTGTTTGCAGCTGGCGATGCTGTCACTTTCCCCCTCGCCTGGAGAAACAATCGGAAAGTGAACATCCCACATTGGCAGATGGCTCATGCCCAGG GGCGCGTGGCGGCCCAGAATATGCTGGCGCAGGAGGCGGAGATCAGCACCGTGCCCTACCTGTGGACAGCCATGTTTGGCAGGAGCCTGCGCTACGCTG GACCGGCGACATGTCCTGGCTCACAGGGAAAGGATCCTGAGCTCGCATGCAGCAGACTTGGGCAGGCACGCTGGGGCACCAGGGACAGAGGCCAAGCCTTGGGGGCAGGTGCCAACTTCCAATTTCCCAGGATCCCCCAGGGCAGAACCTGA
- the AIFM3 gene encoding apoptosis-inducing factor 3 isoform X1 — protein MGGCFSKPKPVELKIEVVLPEKERGKEELSASGKGSPRAYQGNGTARHFHTEERLPAPHPYPGAQDCVEAAICHVKDLENGQMREVELGWGKVLLVKDNGEFHALGHKCPHYGAPLVKGVLSRGRVRCPWHGACFNIGTGDLEDFPGLDSLHKFQVKIEKEKVYVRASKQALQLQRRTKVMAKCISPSAGHSSSTNVLIVGAGAAGLVCAETLRQEGFSDRIVLCTLDRHLPYDRPKLSKSLDAQPEQLALRPKEFFRAYGIEVLTEAQVVTVDVRNKKVVFKDGFKLEYSKLLLAPGSSPKMLSCKGKEVENVFTIRTPEDANRVVRLARGRNAVVVGAGFLGMEVAAYLTEKAHSVSVVELEETPFRRFLGERVGRALMKMFENNRVKFYMQTEVSELRAQEGKLKEVVLKSSKVVRADVCVVGIGAVPATGFLRQSSINLDSRGFIPVNKMMQTNVPGVFAAGDAVTFPLAWRNNRKVNIPHWQMAHAQGRVAAQNMLAQEAEISTVPYLWTAMFGRSLRYAGYGEGFDDVIIQGDLEELKFVAFYTKGDEVIAVASMNYDPIVSKVAEVLASGRAIRKREVETGDMSWLTGKGS, from the exons ATGGGTGGGTGCTTCTCCAAGCCCAAGCCAG TGGAGCTCAAGATCGAGGTGGTGCTGCCTGAGAAGGAGCGGGGCAAGGAGGAGCTGTCAGCCAGCGGGAAGGGCAGTCCCCGGGCCTACCAGGGCAATGGCACAGCCCGCCACTTCCACACTGAGGAGCGCCTGCCCGCCCCTCACCCATACCCTGGTGCTCAGGACTGTGTGGAGGCCGCCATCTGCCATGTCAAGGACCTCGAGAATGGCCA GATGCGGGAAGTAGAGCTGGGCTGGGGGAAAGTGTTGCTGGTGAAGGACAACGGGGAGTTCCACGCTCTGGGCCACAAGTGTCCACACTATGGTGCACCCCTGGTGAAAG gtgtgctgtccCGTGGCCGGGTGCGCTGCCCCTGGCATGGTGCCTGCTTCAACATCGGCACCGGTGACCTAGAGGATTTCCCTGGCCTGGACAGTCTGCACAAATTCCAG GTGAAGATTGAGAAGGAGAAGGTGTACGTCCGAGCCAGTAAGCAG GCCTTGCAGCTACAGCGAAGAACCAAAGTGATGGCCAAGTGTATCTCTCCAAGTGCTGGCCACAGCAGCAGCACCAACGTGCTCATTGTAGGCGCAG GTGCAGCTGGCTTGGTATGTGCAGAGACATTGCGGCAGGAGGGGTTCTCAGACAGGATCGTCTTGTGCACACTGGACCGGCACCTCCCCTATGACCGGCCTAAGCTCAgcaag TCCCTGGATGCACAGCCTGAGCAGCTGGCCCTGAGGCCCAAGGAGTTCTTCCGAGCCTATGGCATCGAGGTGCTCACCGAGGCCCAG GTGGTTACGGTGGACGTGAGAAACAAGAAGGTTGTGTTCAAGGATGGCTTCAAGCTGGAGTACAGCAAGCTGCTTCTCGCACCAGGGAGCAG CCCTAAGATGCTGAGCTGCAAAGGCAAAGAGGTGGAGAACGTGTTCACTATCCGGACACCTGAAGATGCCAATCGTGTGGTGAGGCTAGCCCGGGGCCGCAACGCAGTGGTCGTGGGAGCTGGCTTCCTGG GGATGGAGGTGGCTGCTTATCTGACTGAAAAGGCCCACTCAGTGTCCGTGGTGGAGCTGGAGGAGACACCCTTCAGGAGATTTTTGGGGGAACGTGTCGGTCGTGCCCTCATGAAA ATGTTTGAGAACAACCGGGTCAAGTTCTACATGCAGACAGAGGTGTCTGAGCTACGGGCCCAGGAGGGAAAG ctGAAGGAGGTCGTGCTGAAGAGCAGCAAGGTTGTGCGGGCTGACGTCTGTGTTGTGGGCATTG GTGCGGTGCCTGCCACGGGCTTCCTGAGGCAGAGCAGCATCAATCTGGATTCCCGAGGCTTCATCCCTGTCAacaag ATGATGCAGACCAACGTTCCGGGCGTGTTTGCAGCTGGCGATGCTGTCACTTTCCCCCTCGCCTGGAGAAACAATCGGAAAGTGAACATCCCACATTGGCAGATGGCTCATGCCCAGG GGCGCGTGGCGGCCCAGAATATGCTGGCGCAGGAGGCGGAGATCAGCACCGTGCCCTACCTGTGGACAGCCATGTTTGGCAGGAGCCTGCGCTACGCTG GGTACGGAGAAGGCTTCGACGACGTCATCATCCAGGGGGATCTGGAAGAGCTCAAGTTCGTGGCTTTTTACACCAA AGGCGATGAGGTGATTGCTGTGGCCAGCATGAATTACGATCCAATCGTGTCCAAGGTGGCTGAGGTGCTAGCCTCGGGCCGTGCCATCCGGAAGCGGGAGGTGGA GACCGGCGACATGTCCTGGCTCACAGGGAAAGGATCCTGA
- the AIFM3 gene encoding apoptosis-inducing factor 3 isoform X2 — MGGCFSKPKPVELKIEVVLPEKERGKEELSASGKGSPRAYQGNGTARHFHTEERLPAPHPYPGAQDCVEAAICHVKDLENGQMREVELGWGKVLLVKDNGEFHALGHKCPHYGAPLVKGVLSRGRVRCPWHGACFNIGTGDLEDFPGLDSLHKFQALQLQRRTKVMAKCISPSAGHSSSTNVLIVGAGAAGLVCAETLRQEGFSDRIVLCTLDRHLPYDRPKLSKSLDAQPEQLALRPKEFFRAYGIEVLTEAQVVTVDVRNKKVVFKDGFKLEYSKLLLAPGSSPKMLSCKGKEVENVFTIRTPEDANRVVRLARGRNAVVVGAGFLGMEVAAYLTEKAHSVSVVELEETPFRRFLGERVGRALMKMFENNRVKFYMQTEVSELRAQEGKLKEVVLKSSKVVRADVCVVGIGAVPATGFLRQSSINLDSRGFIPVNKMMQTNVPGVFAAGDAVTFPLAWRNNRKVNIPHWQMAHAQGRVAAQNMLAQEAEISTVPYLWTAMFGRSLRYAGYGEGFDDVIIQGDLEELKFVAFYTKGDEVIAVASMNYDPIVSKVAEVLASGRAIRKREVETGDMSWLTGKGS, encoded by the exons ATGGGTGGGTGCTTCTCCAAGCCCAAGCCAG TGGAGCTCAAGATCGAGGTGGTGCTGCCTGAGAAGGAGCGGGGCAAGGAGGAGCTGTCAGCCAGCGGGAAGGGCAGTCCCCGGGCCTACCAGGGCAATGGCACAGCCCGCCACTTCCACACTGAGGAGCGCCTGCCCGCCCCTCACCCATACCCTGGTGCTCAGGACTGTGTGGAGGCCGCCATCTGCCATGTCAAGGACCTCGAGAATGGCCA GATGCGGGAAGTAGAGCTGGGCTGGGGGAAAGTGTTGCTGGTGAAGGACAACGGGGAGTTCCACGCTCTGGGCCACAAGTGTCCACACTATGGTGCACCCCTGGTGAAAG gtgtgctgtccCGTGGCCGGGTGCGCTGCCCCTGGCATGGTGCCTGCTTCAACATCGGCACCGGTGACCTAGAGGATTTCCCTGGCCTGGACAGTCTGCACAAATTCCAG GCCTTGCAGCTACAGCGAAGAACCAAAGTGATGGCCAAGTGTATCTCTCCAAGTGCTGGCCACAGCAGCAGCACCAACGTGCTCATTGTAGGCGCAG GTGCAGCTGGCTTGGTATGTGCAGAGACATTGCGGCAGGAGGGGTTCTCAGACAGGATCGTCTTGTGCACACTGGACCGGCACCTCCCCTATGACCGGCCTAAGCTCAgcaag TCCCTGGATGCACAGCCTGAGCAGCTGGCCCTGAGGCCCAAGGAGTTCTTCCGAGCCTATGGCATCGAGGTGCTCACCGAGGCCCAG GTGGTTACGGTGGACGTGAGAAACAAGAAGGTTGTGTTCAAGGATGGCTTCAAGCTGGAGTACAGCAAGCTGCTTCTCGCACCAGGGAGCAG CCCTAAGATGCTGAGCTGCAAAGGCAAAGAGGTGGAGAACGTGTTCACTATCCGGACACCTGAAGATGCCAATCGTGTGGTGAGGCTAGCCCGGGGCCGCAACGCAGTGGTCGTGGGAGCTGGCTTCCTGG GGATGGAGGTGGCTGCTTATCTGACTGAAAAGGCCCACTCAGTGTCCGTGGTGGAGCTGGAGGAGACACCCTTCAGGAGATTTTTGGGGGAACGTGTCGGTCGTGCCCTCATGAAA ATGTTTGAGAACAACCGGGTCAAGTTCTACATGCAGACAGAGGTGTCTGAGCTACGGGCCCAGGAGGGAAAG ctGAAGGAGGTCGTGCTGAAGAGCAGCAAGGTTGTGCGGGCTGACGTCTGTGTTGTGGGCATTG GTGCGGTGCCTGCCACGGGCTTCCTGAGGCAGAGCAGCATCAATCTGGATTCCCGAGGCTTCATCCCTGTCAacaag ATGATGCAGACCAACGTTCCGGGCGTGTTTGCAGCTGGCGATGCTGTCACTTTCCCCCTCGCCTGGAGAAACAATCGGAAAGTGAACATCCCACATTGGCAGATGGCTCATGCCCAGG GGCGCGTGGCGGCCCAGAATATGCTGGCGCAGGAGGCGGAGATCAGCACCGTGCCCTACCTGTGGACAGCCATGTTTGGCAGGAGCCTGCGCTACGCTG GGTACGGAGAAGGCTTCGACGACGTCATCATCCAGGGGGATCTGGAAGAGCTCAAGTTCGTGGCTTTTTACACCAA AGGCGATGAGGTGATTGCTGTGGCCAGCATGAATTACGATCCAATCGTGTCCAAGGTGGCTGAGGTGCTAGCCTCGGGCCGTGCCATCCGGAAGCGGGAGGTGGA GACCGGCGACATGTCCTGGCTCACAGGGAAAGGATCCTGA
- the AIFM3 gene encoding apoptosis-inducing factor 3 isoform X4, with protein MGGCFSKPKPVELKIEVVLPEKERGKEELSASGKGSPRAYQGNGTARHFHTEERLPAPHPYPGAQDCVEAAICHVKDLENGQMREVELGWGKVLLVKDNGEFHALGHKCPHYGAPLVKGVLSRGRVRCPWHGACFNIGTGDLEDFPGLDSLHKFQVKIEKEKVYVRASKQALQLQRRTKVMAKCISPSAGHSSSTNVLIVGAGAAGLVCAETLRQEGFSDRIVLCTLDRHLPYDRPKLSKSLDAQPEQLALRPKEFFRAYGIEVLTEAQVVTVDVRNKKVVFKDGFKLEYSKLLLAPGSSPKMLSCKGKEVENVFTIRTPEDANRVVRLARGRNAVVVGAGFLGMEVAAYLTEKAHSVSVVELEETPFRRFLGERVGRALMKMFENNRVKFYMQTEVSELRAQEGKLKEVVLKSSKVVRADVCVVGIGAVPATGFLRQSSINLDSRGFIPVNKMMQTNVPGVFAAGDAVTFPLAWRNNRKVNIPHWQMAHAQGRVAAQNMLAQEAEISTVPYLWTAMFGRSLRYAGYGEGFDDVIIQGDLEELKFVAFYTKTAI; from the exons ATGGGTGGGTGCTTCTCCAAGCCCAAGCCAG TGGAGCTCAAGATCGAGGTGGTGCTGCCTGAGAAGGAGCGGGGCAAGGAGGAGCTGTCAGCCAGCGGGAAGGGCAGTCCCCGGGCCTACCAGGGCAATGGCACAGCCCGCCACTTCCACACTGAGGAGCGCCTGCCCGCCCCTCACCCATACCCTGGTGCTCAGGACTGTGTGGAGGCCGCCATCTGCCATGTCAAGGACCTCGAGAATGGCCA GATGCGGGAAGTAGAGCTGGGCTGGGGGAAAGTGTTGCTGGTGAAGGACAACGGGGAGTTCCACGCTCTGGGCCACAAGTGTCCACACTATGGTGCACCCCTGGTGAAAG gtgtgctgtccCGTGGCCGGGTGCGCTGCCCCTGGCATGGTGCCTGCTTCAACATCGGCACCGGTGACCTAGAGGATTTCCCTGGCCTGGACAGTCTGCACAAATTCCAG GTGAAGATTGAGAAGGAGAAGGTGTACGTCCGAGCCAGTAAGCAG GCCTTGCAGCTACAGCGAAGAACCAAAGTGATGGCCAAGTGTATCTCTCCAAGTGCTGGCCACAGCAGCAGCACCAACGTGCTCATTGTAGGCGCAG GTGCAGCTGGCTTGGTATGTGCAGAGACATTGCGGCAGGAGGGGTTCTCAGACAGGATCGTCTTGTGCACACTGGACCGGCACCTCCCCTATGACCGGCCTAAGCTCAgcaag TCCCTGGATGCACAGCCTGAGCAGCTGGCCCTGAGGCCCAAGGAGTTCTTCCGAGCCTATGGCATCGAGGTGCTCACCGAGGCCCAG GTGGTTACGGTGGACGTGAGAAACAAGAAGGTTGTGTTCAAGGATGGCTTCAAGCTGGAGTACAGCAAGCTGCTTCTCGCACCAGGGAGCAG CCCTAAGATGCTGAGCTGCAAAGGCAAAGAGGTGGAGAACGTGTTCACTATCCGGACACCTGAAGATGCCAATCGTGTGGTGAGGCTAGCCCGGGGCCGCAACGCAGTGGTCGTGGGAGCTGGCTTCCTGG GGATGGAGGTGGCTGCTTATCTGACTGAAAAGGCCCACTCAGTGTCCGTGGTGGAGCTGGAGGAGACACCCTTCAGGAGATTTTTGGGGGAACGTGTCGGTCGTGCCCTCATGAAA ATGTTTGAGAACAACCGGGTCAAGTTCTACATGCAGACAGAGGTGTCTGAGCTACGGGCCCAGGAGGGAAAG ctGAAGGAGGTCGTGCTGAAGAGCAGCAAGGTTGTGCGGGCTGACGTCTGTGTTGTGGGCATTG GTGCGGTGCCTGCCACGGGCTTCCTGAGGCAGAGCAGCATCAATCTGGATTCCCGAGGCTTCATCCCTGTCAacaag ATGATGCAGACCAACGTTCCGGGCGTGTTTGCAGCTGGCGATGCTGTCACTTTCCCCCTCGCCTGGAGAAACAATCGGAAAGTGAACATCCCACATTGGCAGATGGCTCATGCCCAGG GGCGCGTGGCGGCCCAGAATATGCTGGCGCAGGAGGCGGAGATCAGCACCGTGCCCTACCTGTGGACAGCCATGTTTGGCAGGAGCCTGCGCTACGCTG GGTACGGAGAAGGCTTCGACGACGTCATCATCCAGGGGGATCTGGAAGAGCTCAAGTTCGTGGCTTTTTACACCAA GACAGCAATTTGA